In Dehalococcoidia bacterium, a single window of DNA contains:
- a CDS encoding tetrahydrofolate dehydrogenase/cyclohydrolase catalytic domain-containing protein, translated as MTATIIDGNAIAQQVRDEVRVEVERLKASGRDPGLVVVLVGEDPASVSYVRGKTRDVEEVGMRSETLRIAADVTQEQLLGLVADLNQDERWHGILVQLPLPTHIDEGVVTGAVLPEKDVDGLHPVNVGRLFRGERALYPCTPHGVKQMLLRSGHDPAGKHVVVCGRSNLVGKPLAGLLMQKAEGANATVTMCHTGTPDLATHTRRADILIPVMGRPRTITADMVKEGAVVIDVGVNRVDDASKKSGYRLVGDVDFDAVKRKAAAITPVPGGVGPMTRAMLLYNTVLAASGGPR; from the coding sequence ATGACCGCCACCATCATCGATGGCAACGCCATCGCCCAACAGGTCCGCGATGAGGTGCGGGTCGAAGTGGAGCGCCTCAAGGCATCGGGGCGCGATCCCGGGCTCGTCGTCGTGCTTGTCGGCGAAGACCCTGCGTCCGTCTCCTACGTCCGCGGCAAGACGCGCGACGTCGAAGAAGTGGGCATGCGCTCGGAGACGCTGCGTATCGCGGCGGACGTGACGCAGGAACAACTGCTCGGACTCGTCGCCGACCTCAACCAGGACGAGCGCTGGCATGGCATCCTCGTGCAACTTCCGCTGCCGACGCACATCGACGAGGGCGTCGTGACCGGCGCCGTGCTGCCGGAGAAGGACGTCGACGGCCTGCATCCCGTGAACGTCGGGCGCCTCTTCCGTGGTGAGCGCGCGCTGTACCCGTGTACGCCGCACGGCGTTAAGCAGATGCTGCTGCGATCGGGTCACGACCCTGCGGGCAAGCACGTCGTCGTGTGCGGACGCTCAAACCTCGTCGGCAAGCCGCTCGCCGGCCTCCTGATGCAGAAGGCCGAGGGCGCTAACGCAACCGTCACGATGTGTCACACGGGCACGCCCGATCTCGCCACGCACACCAGGCGCGCCGACATCCTCATCCCCGTCATGGGAAGGCCTCGCACGATCACCGCCGACATGGTGAAGGAGGGCGCAGTCGTCATCGACGTCGGCGTCAACCGCGTCGATGATGCGTCCAAGAAGTCCGGCTATCGTCTCGTCGGTGATGTCGACTTCGATGCCGTGAAGCGGAAGGCGGCGGCGATCACGCCGGTGCCGGGCGGCGTCGGTCCCATGACGCGCGCGATGCTGCTCTACAACACCGTACTCGCGGCTTCCGGCGGCCCCCGCTAG
- a CDS encoding DUF488 family protein, producing the protein MPVKSKSIYDPAEPGDGVRVLTTNYWPRGISRERAGTYKRVLGPSRELLRAFKDGLIDWAGYEPQYLEQMRGEAQQTEIQALAQLAATETITVTCVCREEAECHRRLLRDLIEREVESPS; encoded by the coding sequence ATGCCCGTCAAGTCCAAGAGCATCTACGACCCGGCCGAGCCTGGGGACGGCGTGCGCGTCCTGACGACGAACTATTGGCCGCGGGGCATCAGCCGAGAGCGCGCCGGCACATACAAGCGCGTGTTAGGCCCCTCACGTGAGCTGCTTCGCGCCTTTAAGGATGGCCTTATCGACTGGGCGGGATACGAACCTCAATACCTGGAGCAGATGCGGGGCGAAGCGCAACAGACGGAAATCCAGGCACTCGCACAACTTGCGGCAACCGAGACCATCACCGTGACGTGCGTCTGCAGGGAAGAGGCTGAGTGTCATCGACGGCTCTTGCGGGATCTCATCGAGCGAGAAGTGGAATCGCCATCATGA
- the mfd gene encoding transcription-repair coupling factor: MDLSALLPLVDEAVDIDRLRRRMAEHRALMVGVSDGAKATVLAALARDAGRAMLIIVPKPQHADALAEELQAWLGTQGRDRVMLFPERDALPYERLSPDPDDVRQRLNALDALAASAVISPIIVAPAAAVAQCTLTPEEARRSTIAIARGERINMQDFLRALDAGGYRIEPQVTAPGEASRRGGIVDVWPPAEDLPLRIELFGDDVESIRAFDAATQRSEAQREAVRIGPARELAIDPQRMRALADHMQVANLRGEQRQRFDHEVELLGEGLPFPGNEYYVPFLAHGSLLDHLPDDALLVVDEPADVASLQREHDEQAVEARRELEMRGELPHGMPAPQVPWPEIDEAIAQRPQRLSLSRWATGEAESGEEQAAVRLPFGPAAAYGGRLRALADELTQQLRRGQQVVIVSTQSRRLAQLLEEHDVFALETSAIASTPSLGRGALTMINGSLPHGWTVGEERRGLTLLTDAEVFGFSKQRRAPPRKGASRAAFLADLAPGEYVVHIEHGIARFAGLMRRGIDGEEKEFLELQYADGDRLFVPTEQVDRVSRYVGPSEHRPSLTRLGSQEWPRAKARVRRAVQELAKDLLQLYAARQVAKGHAFSADAAWQSELEASFPYVETPDQVSVIRDVKQDMEAERPMDRLVCGDVGYGKTEIAVRAAFKAVMDGMQVAVLVPTTVLAQQHFTTFRQRLAGFPVKVEMLSRFRSDKDQRRIVSDATSGNVDIVIGTHRLLQKDVAFKNLGLVIIDEEQRFGVAHKERLKQMRNEVDVLTLTATPIPRTLNMALTGIRDMSAIETAPEERLPIKTYVTEFDDHLVREAIQRELERGGQVYFVHNRVHNIELVASKVREIVPDADVLIGHGQMHEDLLEKVMFDFTEGKADVLVCTTIIESGLDIPNVNTIIINHADRFGLAQLYQLRGRVGRGAARAYAYLLYEKHRALSEVAQKRLQTIFEATELGAGFQIALRDLEIRGAGNLLGAEQSGQIGAVGFDLYVKMLHDAVDGLKALSRGEPPPPSTIPQPITIDVPLSAYIPESYIGDINLRLSLYQRMASAGDAMNGRAALDAPADLERELNDRFGSPPSPVRNLLYIVRLRALAKIADVTSVAREDREGREILVVRSREGVDLRSRVPASSRRDLERIDGVTVGHNQIRIDLDVTADSWREVLVEALDAAAGVVAAA; encoded by the coding sequence GTGGACCTTTCCGCGCTGCTTCCGCTCGTCGATGAGGCGGTCGACATCGACCGGCTGCGCCGCCGCATGGCCGAGCACCGGGCACTGATGGTGGGCGTCAGCGACGGCGCGAAGGCGACGGTGCTCGCGGCGCTCGCGCGTGACGCCGGCCGGGCGATGCTGATCATCGTGCCGAAGCCGCAGCACGCCGACGCGCTCGCCGAGGAGTTGCAGGCGTGGCTCGGCACGCAGGGTCGCGATCGCGTCATGCTCTTCCCCGAGCGCGACGCGTTGCCGTACGAGCGACTGTCGCCCGACCCTGACGACGTGCGCCAGCGGCTCAACGCGCTCGATGCGCTAGCGGCGTCCGCGGTGATCTCGCCGATCATCGTCGCGCCGGCGGCGGCGGTCGCGCAGTGCACGCTCACACCGGAAGAAGCGCGCCGCTCGACGATCGCGATCGCGCGCGGCGAACGCATCAACATGCAGGACTTCTTGCGCGCGCTCGACGCCGGAGGCTACCGCATCGAGCCGCAGGTGACGGCGCCGGGCGAAGCGAGCCGGCGCGGCGGCATCGTCGATGTCTGGCCGCCGGCCGAAGATCTGCCATTGCGCATCGAGCTGTTCGGCGATGACGTCGAGAGCATCCGGGCGTTCGACGCCGCGACGCAGCGCTCGGAAGCCCAGCGCGAAGCCGTGCGCATCGGGCCCGCACGTGAGTTGGCGATCGACCCGCAGCGGATGCGGGCGCTCGCGGACCACATGCAGGTGGCCAATCTTCGCGGCGAGCAGCGCCAACGGTTCGACCATGAAGTCGAGTTGTTGGGCGAAGGTCTGCCGTTCCCCGGAAACGAGTACTATGTGCCGTTCCTCGCGCACGGCTCGTTGCTCGACCACCTGCCGGACGACGCCCTGCTCGTCGTCGATGAACCGGCGGACGTCGCATCGCTTCAGCGCGAACACGACGAGCAGGCTGTCGAGGCGCGCCGGGAATTGGAGATGCGCGGCGAGCTGCCGCATGGCATGCCGGCGCCGCAAGTCCCGTGGCCGGAGATCGACGAGGCGATCGCCCAACGACCGCAGCGCCTTAGCCTGTCGCGGTGGGCGACCGGCGAGGCCGAGTCCGGCGAAGAGCAGGCGGCGGTACGCCTGCCCTTCGGCCCAGCGGCGGCGTACGGCGGTCGCCTGCGGGCACTCGCCGATGAGCTGACGCAGCAACTGCGCCGCGGCCAGCAGGTGGTGATCGTTTCGACGCAGTCGCGCCGGCTGGCGCAGCTCCTGGAAGAGCACGACGTGTTCGCGCTGGAAACGTCGGCCATCGCATCGACGCCATCGCTCGGGCGCGGGGCGCTGACGATGATCAACGGTTCGCTGCCGCACGGTTGGACGGTCGGCGAAGAAAGGCGCGGCCTGACGCTGCTCACGGATGCGGAGGTGTTCGGGTTCAGCAAGCAGCGGCGGGCGCCGCCGCGCAAGGGAGCATCGCGGGCTGCGTTCCTCGCCGACCTGGCGCCCGGCGAATACGTCGTACACATCGAGCACGGGATCGCGCGATTCGCGGGACTGATGCGGCGCGGGATCGATGGCGAGGAGAAGGAGTTTCTCGAGCTGCAGTATGCGGACGGCGACCGCCTGTTCGTGCCGACGGAGCAGGTCGACCGCGTCAGCCGGTACGTCGGGCCGAGTGAGCACCGGCCGTCGCTGACCCGGCTTGGATCGCAGGAATGGCCGCGTGCGAAGGCGCGCGTGCGCCGCGCCGTCCAGGAACTGGCCAAGGACCTGCTGCAACTCTACGCGGCGCGGCAGGTCGCCAAGGGCCACGCGTTCTCGGCGGACGCGGCGTGGCAGTCGGAGTTGGAAGCGTCCTTCCCGTACGTCGAGACGCCCGACCAGGTCTCCGTGATCCGCGACGTCAAGCAGGACATGGAAGCCGAGCGCCCGATGGACCGTCTCGTCTGCGGCGACGTCGGATACGGCAAGACGGAGATCGCGGTGCGCGCGGCGTTCAAGGCCGTCATGGACGGCATGCAGGTGGCGGTCCTCGTGCCGACGACGGTGCTCGCGCAGCAGCACTTCACCACGTTTCGCCAGCGTCTCGCAGGCTTTCCGGTGAAGGTCGAGATGCTCTCGCGGTTCCGCAGCGACAAGGACCAGCGGCGCATCGTCAGCGACGCCACCAGCGGCAACGTCGACATCGTCATCGGCACGCACCGCCTGTTGCAGAAGGACGTGGCGTTCAAGAACCTGGGGTTGGTCATCATCGACGAGGAGCAGCGGTTCGGCGTCGCGCACAAGGAGCGCCTCAAGCAGATGCGCAACGAGGTCGATGTGCTGACGCTGACCGCGACGCCGATCCCGCGCACGCTCAACATGGCGCTCACGGGCATCCGCGACATGTCCGCGATCGAGACGGCGCCCGAGGAACGCTTGCCGATCAAGACGTACGTGACGGAGTTCGACGACCACCTGGTGCGCGAGGCGATCCAGCGCGAGCTGGAGCGCGGCGGCCAGGTCTACTTCGTGCACAACCGCGTACACAACATCGAGCTGGTGGCGTCGAAGGTGCGCGAGATCGTGCCGGACGCAGATGTGCTGATCGGCCACGGCCAGATGCACGAAGACCTGCTCGAGAAGGTGATGTTCGACTTCACGGAAGGCAAGGCCGACGTGCTCGTCTGCACGACGATCATCGAGTCGGGACTCGACATTCCGAACGTCAACACGATCATCATCAACCACGCCGACCGCTTCGGACTGGCGCAGCTCTATCAACTGCGGGGGCGCGTCGGGCGTGGCGCCGCGCGGGCGTACGCGTACCTGCTGTACGAAAAGCACCGCGCGCTGAGCGAAGTCGCCCAGAAACGGCTACAGACGATCTTCGAGGCTACGGAGCTCGGAGCGGGCTTCCAGATCGCGCTGCGGGACCTCGAGATTCGCGGCGCGGGCAACCTGCTTGGCGCCGAGCAGAGCGGGCAGATCGGCGCGGTCGGCTTCGACCTGTACGTGAAAATGCTGCACGATGCGGTCGACGGGCTGAAGGCGCTGTCCCGCGGCGAGCCGCCACCGCCATCGACGATTCCGCAGCCGATCACGATCGACGTGCCGCTCTCGGCGTACATCCCGGAGAGCTACATCGGCGACATCAATCTGCGGTTGTCGCTGTATCAGCGCATGGCGAGCGCGGGCGACGCGATGAACGGCCGCGCCGCGCTCGATGCGCCGGCGGACCTCGAGCGCGAGCTAAACGACCGTTTCGGGTCGCCGCCATCGCCGGTGCGCAACCTGTTGTACATCGTGCGCCTGCGCGCGCTCGCCAAGATTGCCGATGTGACGTCGGTGGCGCGGGAGGACCGCGAAGGGCGCGAGATCTTGGTCGTGCGCTCGCGAGAGGGCGTCGACCTGCGGTCGCGCGTGCCCGCCAGCAGCCGCCGCGACCTGGAACGCATCGACGGCGTGACGGTCGGTCACAATCAGATCCGCATCGACCTCGATGTCACCGCCGACTCCTGGCGTGAGGTGCTGGTGGAGGCGCTGGATGCCGCGGCGGGGGTGGTGGCGGCGGCGTAG
- the yvcK gene encoding uridine diphosphate-N-acetylglucosamine-binding protein YvcK has product MRTLIKDPSFIKWFYFGMHIKRWLLLLLLGVAIMGLGIGYFLREVYVSYTFPGFVYYLTLQFFPRWVRGSIFVTASLGLIGFSVWKLNQSLLSAFIKPERNESIVDIIYNHRYLRRGPKIVAIGGGTGLSTLLRGLKEYTGNITAIVSIADDGGSSGRLQRELGVLPPGDIRKNIAALADAEPLMSRLFEYRFKEGEGLEGHSFGNLFIVAMTEVAGNFEEAVRETSRVLAVRGQILPATLSALTICARTDRGEIVRGESAITEHGHVKEIFLDPPTVQANPDAIRAILQADLIVVGPGSLLTSVLPNVMVEGIRRAMEVSAALKVYVCNVATQHGETDAFKVSDHFNTLKGHLKGSAPFDFVLANSNTDGILPEEWHSEPVIIDSSTLDGARVIRGDVIAEENRYRHDSKKLADALVRLYYERNQVTESDAPALPEPAEAEEPQKAGVG; this is encoded by the coding sequence ATGCGTACCCTGATCAAAGATCCGAGCTTCATCAAGTGGTTCTATTTCGGCATGCACATCAAGCGGTGGCTGCTGTTGCTGCTGCTTGGTGTGGCGATCATGGGCCTCGGCATCGGTTATTTCCTGCGGGAAGTCTACGTCTCCTACACCTTCCCGGGCTTCGTCTATTACCTGACGCTGCAGTTCTTCCCTCGCTGGGTACGTGGCTCGATCTTCGTGACGGCGAGCCTGGGACTGATCGGGTTCTCCGTCTGGAAGCTCAATCAGTCGTTGCTCTCGGCATTCATCAAGCCTGAGCGGAACGAGAGCATCGTCGACATCATCTACAACCACCGCTATCTGAGGCGCGGGCCGAAGATCGTCGCGATCGGCGGCGGCACCGGCCTCTCGACGCTGTTGCGCGGCCTCAAGGAGTACACCGGCAATATCACCGCCATCGTGTCGATCGCCGACGATGGCGGCAGTTCGGGGCGCCTGCAGCGCGAGTTGGGTGTGCTCCCGCCGGGGGACATCCGCAAGAACATCGCCGCGCTCGCCGATGCTGAGCCTCTTATGTCACGTCTGTTCGAGTACCGCTTCAAGGAAGGCGAGGGGCTCGAGGGCCATAGTTTCGGCAACCTGTTCATCGTCGCGATGACGGAGGTTGCCGGCAACTTCGAAGAGGCCGTGCGCGAAACGAGCCGCGTGCTCGCCGTCCGCGGGCAGATTCTGCCTGCCACGCTCTCCGCGCTGACGATCTGCGCGCGTACGGACCGCGGTGAGATCGTGCGCGGCGAGTCGGCGATCACGGAGCACGGCCACGTGAAGGAGATCTTCCTCGACCCGCCGACGGTGCAGGCGAATCCAGATGCGATCCGCGCGATCCTCCAGGCCGATCTGATCGTGGTAGGACCGGGCAGCCTTCTCACCAGCGTGCTGCCCAACGTCATGGTCGAAGGTATCCGTCGCGCGATGGAAGTCTCGGCGGCGCTCAAGGTGTACGTCTGCAATGTCGCGACGCAACACGGCGAGACAGACGCATTCAAGGTCAGCGACCACTTCAACACGCTCAAGGGGCACCTCAAGGGCAGCGCGCCGTTCGATTTCGTGCTCGCCAACAGCAACACCGATGGCATATTGCCGGAAGAGTGGCACTCGGAGCCGGTCATTATCGACAGCTCGACGCTCGATGGCGCGCGCGTCATCCGGGGCGACGTGATTGCCGAAGAGAACCGCTACCGGCACGACTCAAAGAAGCTTGCCGACGCGCTGGTGCGACTCTACTACGAGCGCAACCAGGTGACCGAATCCGATGCACCCGCCCTGCCGGAGCCGGCCGAAGCCGAGGAGCCACAGAAGGCCGGCGTCGGATAG
- a CDS encoding cysteine desulfurase family protein: MNDERFVYLDHAATTPLHPGVLEAMTPYLTSAYGNPSATYRMAKQAADAVQRSRRTVASILGARPTEIVFTGGGTESINTAIKGVAFQQKLAGGGAHIVTSTVEHHAVLHACQYLERFGFDVTYVPVDEAGLVDPDDVARAINAHTALVSIMMANNEVGTIQPIAEIASAVRERARTLGKRIPFHTDAVQAPNSIDMAAARDDIDMMSLAAHKFRGPKGMGVLYVRRGVPFLAQQNGGGQERQRRAGTENVAGIVGTAEALRMTQESLEADRARIGALSAQLRAGIEQRIGRVRLNGHAERRLANNVSYSFDGADAQELLHDLDDDGIACSAGAACGATTIEPSHVLLAMGISLEQAASTLRFSLGHDTTAGEIDYVLDRLPAIVERSRAKKMVAAG; this comes from the coding sequence TTGAACGACGAACGCTTCGTCTACCTCGACCACGCCGCTACTACGCCCTTGCATCCGGGCGTGCTGGAGGCGATGACGCCTTACCTGACGTCGGCGTACGGCAATCCGTCGGCGACGTACCGGATGGCGAAGCAGGCAGCGGACGCCGTACAGCGCTCGCGTCGGACGGTGGCATCGATCCTTGGCGCGCGTCCGACGGAGATCGTGTTCACGGGCGGCGGCACGGAGTCGATCAATACCGCGATCAAGGGCGTCGCGTTCCAGCAGAAGCTCGCCGGCGGGGGCGCGCACATCGTAACATCGACGGTGGAGCATCACGCCGTGTTGCACGCGTGCCAGTACCTGGAGCGCTTCGGCTTCGACGTGACGTATGTGCCCGTCGACGAGGCCGGGCTCGTCGACCCCGACGACGTGGCGCGCGCGATCAATGCGCACACCGCGCTGGTCAGCATCATGATGGCCAACAATGAGGTCGGCACGATCCAGCCGATAGCTGAGATCGCGTCGGCGGTACGGGAGCGTGCCCGCACGCTTGGCAAGCGGATTCCGTTCCACACGGACGCTGTGCAGGCGCCGAACTCCATCGATATGGCCGCCGCGCGCGACGATATCGACATGATGAGCCTCGCCGCGCACAAGTTTCGCGGCCCCAAGGGCATGGGCGTGCTGTACGTCCGGCGCGGCGTGCCATTCCTGGCCCAGCAAAATGGCGGCGGCCAAGAGCGCCAGCGTCGGGCCGGGACGGAGAACGTCGCCGGGATCGTCGGCACGGCGGAGGCGCTGCGCATGACGCAGGAGTCACTCGAAGCCGACCGTGCGCGCATCGGCGCCCTTTCGGCGCAGCTGCGAGCAGGCATCGAGCAGCGGATCGGACGCGTGCGGCTGAACGGACACGCGGAGCGACGGCTGGCGAACAACGTGAGCTACAGCTTCGACGGCGCCGACGCGCAGGAACTGTTGCACGACCTCGATGACGATGGGATCGCGTGCAGCGCCGGCGCGGCCTGCGGCGCGACCACGATCGAGCCGTCGCACGTGCTGCTGGCGATGGGCATCTCGCTCGAGCAGGCGGCATCGACGCTGCGTTTCAGCCTGGGCCACGATACGACGGCGGGCGAGATCGACTACGTGCTCGACCGGCTGCCGGCGATCGTCGAGCGGTCGCGCGCGAAGAAGATGGTCGCGGCGGGTTAA
- the acpS gene encoding holo-ACP synthase, with amino-acid sequence MEYAVGIDVIEIARVKKVLERHPERFLQRVFTPEEVAFCRGRVPELAARFAAKEAVMKALGTGARGLAWREIEVLPNRRGKPLIYLHGDAKRRGEAIGLRGVDISLTHSHDLAIAAVVGAADDAPIDRAQHRERLVAWLSEQGRL; translated from the coding sequence ATGGAGTACGCCGTCGGCATCGACGTGATCGAGATCGCGCGCGTGAAGAAGGTGCTCGAGCGGCACCCGGAGCGCTTCCTGCAGCGCGTGTTCACGCCGGAGGAAGTGGCGTTCTGCCGCGGACGGGTGCCGGAGCTGGCGGCGCGCTTCGCGGCGAAGGAGGCCGTGATGAAGGCGCTGGGCACGGGCGCGCGAGGGCTCGCCTGGCGCGAGATCGAGGTGCTGCCGAACCGGCGCGGCAAGCCGCTGATCTATTTGCACGGCGACGCGAAGCGGCGCGGGGAAGCGATCGGCCTGCGTGGCGTCGACATCAGCCTGACGCATTCGCACGATCTGGCAATCGCGGCGGTCGTCGGCGCCGCCGATGATGCGCCGATCGACCGCGCGCAACACCGCGAGCGGCTGGTCGCCTGGCTGAGCGAGCAGGGGCGGCTGTGA
- a CDS encoding MarR family transcriptional regulator has protein sequence MTQTPTWGFLTNHALIMIYVVRHNDSTVREISTGVGVTERATLAILRQLSDEGIVVRHRDGRRNTYSVNFDVLAAYRREGTVLVTPRVFVDGLIQTLLSISNYHGGERAAGNGAAPDTGALEPRIGTWGFFTNHALLLLAIAMDPQSTVRELAVSIGVTERAVVAILNQLEAAGVVTRNKQGRRNTYTIDFDALRAFPRWSPGEWKLPNQLVDVAVAGLKRLSTPG, from the coding sequence ATGACGCAGACGCCAACCTGGGGATTCCTGACGAACCACGCCCTGATCATGATCTACGTCGTGCGCCATAACGACTCAACGGTGCGCGAGATCTCGACCGGTGTCGGCGTCACCGAGCGCGCGACCCTGGCCATCCTGCGTCAACTCAGCGACGAAGGCATCGTCGTGCGCCATCGCGACGGGCGCCGCAACACCTACTCCGTCAACTTCGATGTCCTTGCGGCGTATCGGCGCGAGGGCACCGTGCTTGTCACGCCGCGCGTCTTCGTGGACGGGTTGATCCAGACCTTGCTCTCGATTTCCAACTACCACGGCGGCGAAAGAGCGGCTGGCAACGGTGCCGCGCCGGATACCGGCGCCCTCGAGCCGCGTATCGGTACGTGGGGATTCTTCACGAACCACGCTCTGCTTCTCCTCGCGATCGCGATGGATCCGCAGAGCACGGTGCGCGAGCTTGCAGTGAGCATCGGCGTCACGGAACGCGCCGTCGTCGCGATCCTGAACCAGCTCGAGGCCGCCGGCGTCGTCACACGTAACAAGCAGGGACGGCGCAACACGTACACGATCGACTTCGACGCGCTGCGCGCATTTCCGCGCTGGTCGCCGGGCGAGTGGAAGTTACCGAATCAACTCGTCGATGTCGCTGTCGCCGGGCTCAAGCGGCTGTCGACGCCCGGCTAG
- a CDS encoding NAD(P)H-hydrate dehydratase codes for MKLVTSAQMRALEQQAVDAGTSLDALMEAAGLAVAQEVWLSRGVVAGRRVLVLVGPGNNGGDGLVAARHLAEWDADVAVYMSGARDDEKLTLVRAGSAAVFVAADDHDYATLQEALEGAEVVIDALLGIGRARPIEGTLAEILSRVRASRERPRPPQVIAMDVPTGVDADTGRADALALRADMTITFGLGKVGLYALPGSEYAGSVQVIDIGLPKAAANDLPMDLLDAAWVRERLPARPASSNKGTFGRVLAVAGSANYPGAARLATEAAYRVGAGLVTLACPDSLRAIVAPSTPEVTYLPLGDAPALTGESSRMIVDALGAYDVLLLGPGLSQADGVQEAVASVLTQIPASVRSCVVDADGLNALARWERWHERVGASLVLTPHPGEMARLLGTSVTEIQDDRLGAATQAARTWNQIVVLKGAHTVVAAPDGRVAISPHANSLLATAGTGDVLAGAIAGLIAQGMDAFAAAACGVYLHGAAAEEIGDDLGDRGLIASDLLSALPRAIRTVREGKVSRAAPSFRGRPGLEGLAKMLGPQ; via the coding sequence GTGAAGCTCGTCACGTCCGCGCAAATGCGCGCGCTCGAACAGCAGGCCGTCGATGCGGGAACATCGCTGGATGCGCTGATGGAGGCGGCGGGGCTCGCGGTCGCGCAGGAAGTGTGGCTGTCGCGCGGCGTCGTCGCCGGGCGCCGCGTGCTCGTGCTCGTCGGGCCGGGCAACAACGGCGGCGACGGGCTCGTCGCCGCGCGGCATCTTGCGGAGTGGGACGCCGATGTCGCCGTCTACATGTCAGGCGCGCGCGACGACGAGAAGCTAACGCTCGTGCGGGCGGGCAGCGCGGCGGTGTTTGTCGCCGCCGACGACCATGACTACGCGACTCTGCAGGAAGCGCTTGAGGGCGCCGAAGTGGTCATCGACGCGCTGCTCGGTATCGGGCGCGCTCGACCGATCGAAGGGACGCTCGCCGAGATCCTCTCGCGCGTGCGTGCGTCACGGGAGCGGCCGCGGCCGCCGCAGGTCATCGCGATGGACGTGCCGACGGGCGTCGATGCGGACACCGGGCGCGCCGACGCGTTGGCCCTGCGCGCAGACATGACGATCACGTTCGGACTGGGAAAAGTCGGCCTGTACGCCCTGCCCGGCTCGGAGTACGCGGGCAGCGTCCAGGTCATCGACATCGGCCTGCCGAAGGCGGCGGCCAACGACCTGCCGATGGACCTGCTCGATGCAGCGTGGGTGCGCGAGCGTCTGCCCGCGCGGCCGGCATCGAGCAACAAGGGCACGTTCGGGCGCGTCCTGGCGGTAGCGGGTTCGGCGAACTATCCGGGCGCCGCGAGGCTCGCGACGGAGGCGGCGTATCGCGTCGGCGCCGGACTCGTGACGCTCGCGTGTCCGGACAGCCTGCGGGCGATCGTCGCGCCATCGACGCCGGAAGTGACGTATCTGCCGCTGGGCGATGCGCCAGCGCTCACCGGCGAGTCGTCGCGCATGATTGTCGATGCGCTCGGCGCGTACGACGTGCTGCTGCTCGGGCCGGGGCTCAGCCAGGCCGATGGCGTGCAGGAGGCGGTCGCCAGCGTGCTGACGCAGATCCCTGCCAGTGTGCGTTCGTGCGTGGTCGACGCCGACGGACTCAATGCGCTCGCCAGGTGGGAGCGATGGCACGAACGCGTCGGGGCTTCGCTCGTGCTGACGCCGCATCCGGGCGAAATGGCGCGCCTGCTCGGCACGAGCGTGACGGAGATCCAGGACGACCGCCTGGGCGCGGCAACGCAAGCGGCACGGACGTGGAATCAGATCGTGGTCTTGAAGGGGGCGCACACCGTCGTCGCAGCGCCCGACGGGCGGGTGGCGATCAGTCCTCATGCCAACTCGCTGCTCGCGACGGCCGGCACGGGCGACGTGTTGGCGGGCGCCATCGCGGGGCTGATCGCGCAGGGCATGGATGCGTTCGCGGCGGCCGCCTGCGGTGTATATCTCCACGGCGCTGCGGCCGAAGAGATCGGCGATGATCTCGGCGACCGCGGCCTGATCGCCAGCGACCTGCTTTCGGCGCTGCCTCGCGCCATCCGGACCGTGCGGGAGGGCAAGGTGTCGAGGGCGGCGCCGTCCTTCCGGGGCAGACCGGGCCTCGAGGGGCTCGCGAAGATGCTCGGACCGCAGTAG
- the pth gene encoding aminoacyl-tRNA hydrolase: protein MSGLLRRLLGGTEEDRGDGREPRIRLIVGIGNPGSEYANTRRNVGFWVANRLARKHGMEFKTKTGSYHLAEGDIEGHTVAIAKPRTFVNASGGPVVHLIRRLKLDDAQEMLVVSDHIDLPAGKVRLRRKGGGGGQKGITDIINKTKTDEFPRVRIGIGRPAVDGEPTWAPDMVADWVLSDPTPAEREVLDAAVARSIEAIECAIRDGIEAAMNRYNRDDAVSTGDPTE, encoded by the coding sequence TTGAGCGGCCTGCTACGGCGCTTGCTAGGCGGCACCGAGGAGGACCGCGGCGATGGGCGTGAGCCGCGCATCCGGCTGATCGTCGGCATCGGCAATCCGGGCAGCGAGTACGCGAACACGCGTCGTAACGTGGGCTTCTGGGTGGCGAACCGGCTCGCGCGGAAGCATGGCATGGAGTTCAAGACGAAGACGGGCAGCTATCACCTTGCGGAAGGTGACATCGAAGGCCACACGGTCGCGATCGCGAAGCCGCGCACGTTTGTGAACGCGAGCGGCGGTCCGGTGGTGCACTTGATCCGGCGGCTGAAGCTCGACGACGCGCAGGAAATGCTCGTGGTGTCGGACCACATCGACCTGCCGGCCGGCAAGGTGCGCCTGCGACGCAAGGGCGGCGGCGGCGGCCAGAAGGGCATCACAGACATCATCAACAAGACGAAGACCGACGAGTTTCCTCGCGTGCGGATCGGCATCGGCCGCCCGGCGGTCGACGGCGAGCCGACGTGGGCGCCCGACATGGTGGCGGACTGGGTGCTTTCGGACCCGACGCCGGCCGAGCGCGAGGTGCTCGATGCCGCCGTCGCGCGTTCGATCGAAGCGATCGAGTGTGCGATTCGTGATGGCATCGAAGCGGCGATGAACCGGTATAACCGGGACGATGCGGTCTCCACGGGGGATCCGACCGAGTGA